In Methylobacterium sp. WL1, the sequence AGCCCGCCTCCATCACGGAGATTCCGTGCGGCTCGAGGATCGCCCGCATCAGGGCGCGGTGGGCGGTGTCGTCGTCGGCCACCAGGATCGTGCGTCGGGCGCCGGCATAGGCTCGCTCCGGCGCGGAGGCCGGGGGAACCACGACGACCGGCGCGGGCTGGGCCACGGAGGCCAGCATCAGCCGCAGCCGGGCCTGGGTGCCGCCGCCGGGGGCCGCAGCCACGGTGATCTCGCCGCCGAGCAGCTGCGCCAGCAGGTCCGCGATGGTGAGCCCGAGCCCCGTCCCCGGAGTACTGCGGGCGGCCGGCGTCGAGCCCCGCTCGAACGGCTGGAAGATCCGCGCCAGGTCCGCCTCCGGGATGCCCGGGCCGGTGTCGCGGATCGTGAACACCGCGATCTGGCTGCGGTAGCTGAGATCCAGCGAGACGGTGCCGGAGGGCGTGAACTTGATCGCGTTCGACAGGAGGTTGAGCAGCGCCTGGCGCAGGCGCTTCTCGTCGGTGGCGACCACCGCCGGCAGGACCTCCGGCCGGGAGAACCGGAATTCGAGGCCGGCCTCCCGGGCCTGCAGCCGGACCATGTCGACCAACTGGTCGAGGAACTCGGTGAGCCGGACCTCGTCCCGGTGGATCTCGAGCCGCCCGGCCTCCATCCGCGAGATGTCGAGCAGGCCGTCGATCAGCCCGGACAGGTGCTGGGCGCTGCGCCTTATCACCCGGATGCCGTTGAGGCGCGGGGCCGGGATCGCGGGATCGGATTCGAGGAGCTGGGCGTAGCCGAGCACGGTGGAGAGCGGCGTGCGCAACTCGTGGCTGATCCCGACCACGTAGCGGCTCTTGGCGAGGTTTGCGGCTTCCGCCCGCTCCTTGGCCTCCTGCAGCTTGGCGTCGGTGAGCTTGTGGGCCGCGATCTCGGCCTCGTAGAGCGCGGTCTGGCGCATGGTCTCCGACTGGGCGACCCGCCGGCTCTCCTGGGCGAGCACGAACAGCCACGCGACCACGCCGAGGATCACCACCAGGATGAAGAACACGCTGGTCAGCGCCGTGCGCAGGACCACGCGATGCTCGGGATGCGCGATGGTGGCGCCGGCATGGACGATCCCCAGGATCAGGGCGATCACCGCGCAGAGGGTCAGCATGACCGCGAGGTAGCGGCCGAGCGGCGCGCCGATCCAGGCCGCCGTCCGGCCCGGCAGGATCCGGCCGAGCGCCTGCTGCGCCTGCGCCTCCAGCCGGCCGTGCGGCTTGCACAGGTCGCCGCAGCGAGCGTCGAGGGAGCAGCACAGGGAGCAGATCGGGGCGTCGTAGGCCGGGCAATGGGCCATGTCCTCGCCCTCGAACGGCAATTCGCAGACCCGGCAGGTGACCTCGCCCACCCCCCAATCCCGCTTGGGAGTCCGGGCGAGATACCAGCGGCCGGCCGTGGCCCAGGCGATCACCGGGGCCGCCGCAAAGGCGGTCGCCAGCGTCAGAAGCGGCGCGAAGGGCTGGAGCGCGTGGCCGAGCAGGCCGGCATAGGCGAGGCCGCCGATGGCGAGCGCCAGCACCATGGCGCCGGTCCCGACCGGGTTGATGGCGTAGAGATGGGCGCGCTTGAACTCGATGCCCGGGGGCGAGAGGCCGAGCGGCTTGTTCACCGCGAGGTCGGCCGCGAGCGCCCCCACCCAGGCCGAGACCACGGAGGCGTAGAGCGGCAGCGTGCTCTCGATGGTCTTGTCGATGCCGAGCTCCATCAGGAGCACCGCGATGGCGACGTTGAACACCAGCCAGACGACCCGCCCCGGATGGCTGTGGGTCAGCCGGGAGAAGAAGTTCGACCACGCGATCGAGCCGGCATAGGCGTTGGTCAGGTTGATCTTGAGCTGAGAGACCAGAACGAACAGCCCCGTCAGCAGCAGGGCCGCGCGGCCGCCCTCCCCGGTCACGTAGCCGAACGCCACCGCGTACATCCGGGTCGGCTCGGCGGCGTGCTCGGGCGGGACGCCGTGCCCGAGCGCGAGGACCGCGAGGCCCGCGCCGAGCAGGATCTTGAGCATGCCGGGCACGATCCAGCCGGCACCGCCCGAGAGCACCGCCAGCCACCAGCGCCAGTCGCGCCGGCCCACCGGCTCGGGCACGAAGCGCAGGAAGTCGACCTGCTCGCCGACCTGGGCCAGCAGGGCCAGCAGCACCCCGGTGGCCAGACCG encodes:
- a CDS encoding ATP-binding protein is translated as MSGPQRIIPIRRDYNRFVADETLEDYALRFTAKKARRWSGFQVAQTALGSVSFLALEAIGGTLALTAGFPNTLAAVLVVGLIIFASAAPITVYAARYGLDMDLLTRGAGFGYLGSTVTSLIYASFTFLFFAIEAAIMALALQLCFGLPLGIGYLVCAAAVIPLVVYGIRLISRFQIWTQPLWIGLSLLPLAFVAAQGAAPLQALRDFPGLDGGGAAFDVGRFGLATGVLLALLAQVGEQVDFLRFVPEPVGRRDWRWWLAVLSGGAGWIVPGMLKILLGAGLAVLALGHGVPPEHAAEPTRMYAVAFGYVTGEGGRAALLLTGLFVLVSQLKINLTNAYAGSIAWSNFFSRLTHSHPGRVVWLVFNVAIAVLLMELGIDKTIESTLPLYASVVSAWVGALAADLAVNKPLGLSPPGIEFKRAHLYAINPVGTGAMVLALAIGGLAYAGLLGHALQPFAPLLTLATAFAAAPVIAWATAGRWYLARTPKRDWGVGEVTCRVCELPFEGEDMAHCPAYDAPICSLCCSLDARCGDLCKPHGRLEAQAQQALGRILPGRTAAWIGAPLGRYLAVMLTLCAVIALILGIVHAGATIAHPEHRVVLRTALTSVFFILVVILGVVAWLFVLAQESRRVAQSETMRQTALYEAEIAAHKLTDAKLQEAKERAEAANLAKSRYVVGISHELRTPLSTVLGYAQLLESDPAIPAPRLNGIRVIRRSAQHLSGLIDGLLDISRMEAGRLEIHRDEVRLTEFLDQLVDMVRLQAREAGLEFRFSRPEVLPAVVATDEKRLRQALLNLLSNAIKFTPSGTVSLDLSYRSQIAVFTIRDTGPGIPEADLARIFQPFERGSTPAARSTPGTGLGLTIADLLAQLLGGEITVAAAPGGGTQARLRLMLASVAQPAPVVVVPPASAPERAYAGARRTILVADDDTAHRALMRAILEPHGISVMEAGSGPECLSAVARGGIDLILLDIAMPGMSGWAAAATLRAEGHTGPIAMMSANVHEISPVRGDDAPHDAIFAKPFDLRDVLERIGKLLHLEWTDAATPALREPAPALAEIGHPGPEHVGELLRLGRIGHIRAIEAKLTEMEGDVTVPPAFVAQMRGLVEGYDLRRYLSVLQGLARHG